One Poecilia reticulata strain Guanapo linkage group LG4, Guppy_female_1.0+MT, whole genome shotgun sequence genomic window carries:
- the lrrc8db gene encoding leucine rich repeat containing 8 VRAC subunit Db, which yields MFTLTEVASLNDIQPTYRILKPWWDVFMDYLGIVMLMLAIFSGTMQLTKDQVVCLPILEQAQDGSGGFLETHTPEPSDGFWNKENAIGEQAAPLMSKRPPKGIVPSNPFPQSSAFMQPPPTGVRTKLDFQQYVFVNQMCYHVALPWYSKYFPYLALIHTIVLMVSSNFWFKYPKTSSKVEHFVSILGKCFESPWTTKALSETACEDSEENKQRLAGASTLLKHLSTSSEEGSPNQSAPVGNKSGVAFSAEKLVSEVPSMTILDKKDGEQAKALFEKVRKFRAHVEDSDLIYRLYAIQTVIKTVKFILILCYTMTFVASIDFDHVCEPEIKHLTGYTKFHCTHNMAFMLKKLLVCYIALICVYGIICIYTLFWLFRRPLKEYSFEKVREESSFSDIPDVKNDFAFLLHMVDQYDLLYSKRFGVFLSEVSENKLREISLNHEWTFEKLRQHLTRNPQDKLELHLFMLSGVPDAVFDLTDLEILKLELIPEAKITAKISQMINLQELHFYHCPAKVEQTAFIFLCDHLRCLHVKFTDVAEISSWVYLLKNLRELYLVGNLNSENNKLIGLESLRDLRHLKILHLKSNLTKIPTNITDLSPHLVRLVIHNDGTKLFVLNTLKKMINLAELELHNCELERIPHAIFSLNNLQELDLKSNNIRTIEEVISFQHLKRLTCLKLWYNKIISIPLSISHVKNLESLYLSHNKLESLPSPLFTLLKLRYLDLSHNSVAVIPPEVGFLQNLQHFAITGNKVEVVPKQLFKCVKLRTLCLGNNCITSIPEKIGHLSQLTHLELKGNCLDRLPVQLGHCSLLNRSCLLVEDHLFDSLPIEVKESINQEASVSFPNGCKCLVEGR from the coding sequence ATGTTCACCCTCACAGAAGTAGCTTCTCTTAATGATATCCAGCCAACCTATCGGATTCTGAAACCATGGTGGGATGTCTTTATGGATTACCTTGGTATCGTCATGCTGATGTTGGCCATATTTTCTGGAACCATGCAGCTGACGAAGGACCAGGTCGTTTGTCTTCCCATCTTGGAGCAAGCGCAAGATGGGTCAGGGGGCTTCTTGGAAACCCACACACCTGAACCGAGTGATGGTTTCTGGAACAAGGAGAATGCAATCGGGGAGCAAGCTGCACCTTTAATGTCAAAACGACCTCCAAAAGGCATTGTACCTTCAAATCCCTTTCCACAGTCTTCTGCGTTCATGCAGCCACCGCCTACAGGGGTACGAACCAAACTGGATTTTCAGCAGTATGTTTTTGTCAATCAGATGTGCTACCATGTTGCCCTTCCTTGGTATTCTAAATATTTCCCTTACCTTGCTTTAATTCATACTATTGTATTGATGGTCAGTAGCAACTTCTGGTTCAAATACCCAAAGACAAgttcaaaagttgaacattttgtttccataCTTGGAAAATGCTTTGAGTCACCTTGGACTACCAAAGCCCTATCTGAGACTGCATGCGAGGACTCGGAAGAGAATAAGCAGAGACTGGCTGGTGCTTCCACCCTCCTGAAACATCTGTCCACCAGCAGCGAGGAGGGCAGTCCAAACCAGTCAGCCCCAGTAGGAAACAAATCAGGAGTTGCCTTTTCTGCCGAAAAGCTTGTGAGTGAGGTTCCTTCCATGACCATTCTGGACAAGAAAGACGGTGAGCAGGCCAAGGCCCTGTTTGAGAAGGTCCGGAAATTTCGTGCACACGTTGAAGACAGTGATTTGATATACAGACTCTACGCCATTCAGACGGTCATCAAAACTGTGAAATTTATTCTGATCCTGTGCTACACAATGACATTTGTGGCATCTATTGACTTTGACCATGTGTGCGAACCGGAAATAAAGCATTTGACAGGATATACCAAGTTTCACTGCACCCATAACATGGCTTTTATGTTAAAGAAGCTCCTTGTCTGCTACATTGCACTCATATGCGTTTATGGCATTATCTGCATTTACACACTGTTTTGGCTCTTTCGCCGACCTCTGAAAGAGTATTCTTTTGAGAAGGTCAGAGAGGAGAGCAGTTTCAGTGACATCCCTGATGTTAAGAACGACTTTGCATTTCTCCTCCACATGGTTGATCAGTATGACCTGTTGTACTCGAAGCGCtttggtgtttttctgtctgaggTGAGTGAGAACAAACTTCGAGAGATTAGCCTTAACCATGAGTGGACCTTTGAGAAGTTACGGCAGCATTTGACCCGCAATCCTCAAGATAAATTGGAGCTTCATCTTTTCATGCTGTCCGGTGTCCCCGATGCTGTGTTTGATCTTACAGACTTAGAAATCTTGAAGTTAGAATTAATTCCAGAGGCCAAGATAACGGCTAAGATCTCACAAATGATCAACCTTCAGGAGTTGCATTTTTACCACTGTCCGGCCAAAGTTGAGCAGACggcttttattttcctctgtgaTCACCTCCGGTGCCTTCATGTCAAGTTCACAGATGTTGCTGAGATTTCTAGCTGGGTGTACTTGTTGAAGAATTTACGAGAGCTGTATTTAGTTGGCAACCTGaattctgaaaacaacaaactgatcGGACTCGAGTCTTTGCGAGATCTCCGGCACCTGAAGATTTTGCATCTTAAAAGCAATCTGACAAAGATCCCAACAAACATCACGGACCTCTCTCCACACCTGGTTAGATTAGTCATTCACAATGATGGCACTAAGCTCTTTGTTCTGAatactttaaagaaaatgattaatcTTGCAGAGCTCGAGTTGCATAACTGTGAGCTGGAGCGGATACCCCATGCCATCTTCAGTCTGAACAACCTTCAAGAACTTGATCTAAAATCAAACAACATCCGCACTATTGAAGAGGTCATCAGCTTCCAGCACCTCAAAAGACTAACTTGTCTCAAACTGTGGTAcaacaaaatcatcagtattccACTGTCAATTAGTCATGTGAAAAACCTGGAGTCTCTCTATCTGTCACACAACAAACTAGAGTCTCTGCCCTCGCCGTTGTTCACTCTCCTCAAGTTAAGGTACCTCGACCTTAGTCATAATTCAGTAGCGGTAATCCCACCAGAGGTTGGCTTCCTCCAAAACCTCCAACATTTTGCCATTACAGGCAACAAAGTCGAAGTAGTCCCCAAGCAGCTGTTCAAGTGTGTCAAGTTAAGGACATTATGTCTCGGAAACAACTGCATCACCTCCATCCCAGAGAAAATTGGTCATCTCTCGCAGCTCACGCACCTGGAATTGAAAGGAAACTGCCTGGATCGTCTACCGGTTCAGCTAGGTCACTGCAGCCTCCTCAACAGGAGCTGTCTGCTCGTAGAGGACCATCTTTTTGACTCCCTGCCTATTGAAGTCAAAGAGAGCATAAATCAGGAAGCTAGTGTTTCCTTCCCAAATGGGTGTAAATGTTTAGTGGAAGGGCGGtaa
- the lrrc8c gene encoding volume-regulated anion channel subunit LRRC8C, with translation MIPVMEFRQFSEQQPAFRVLKPWWDVFTEYLSVIMLMIGVFGCTLQVMQDKIICLPHKISSGSENICEVNRSFFLQLQPNFSNGPREMRGVKNDLDLQQYSFINQMCYEKALHWYAKYFPYLVLMHTLVFMVCSNFWFKFPGSSSKIEHFISMLSKCFDSPWTTRALSEVSGENPEEKDQKKSGTSRSTTPLSPEESSLEKTQSLKSIPEKIVVDKPSASVLDKKEGEQAKALFEKVKKFRLHVEEGDILYLMYVRQTVFKVVKFLVIIAYNSFLVNKVHNKVCCEVKEIQDVTGYTVFECNHTMAHLFSKLSYCYLFLVAIYGLTSLYTSYWLFYRSLKEYSFEYVRHETGISDIPDVKNDFAFMLHMIDQYDPLYSKRFAVFLSEVSENKLKQLNLNHEWTPDKLRQRLQTNQNNRLELQLFMLPGLPDTVFELTELQSLKLEIINNVTIPASVSQLEDLQELSLYQSSLKLHTSATSFLKENLKVLRVKFDDNKELPNWMYVLRNLEELYLSGSLGPDASKNIVLESLRELKCLKTLYLKSNLTKIPQSIVDVSSHLQRLYLHNDGTKLVMLNNLKKMTSLIELELVRCDLERIPHAIFSLTSLQEVDLKENNLRSIEEIVSFQHLRKLICLKLWHNGIMYIPEHIKKLSSLERLYFSHNKIEILPSHLFLCNKLRYLDVSHNDIRFIPPEIGVLQSLQYFSVTCNKLENLPDELFFCKKLKTLKLGKNSLSILSPKISYLTLLTHLELKGNHFEFLPQELGGCCALKRSGLIVEETLFETLPSDVRDQMKAE, from the exons ATGATTCCTGTGATGGAATTCCGGCAGTTCTCTGAACAGCAGCCAGCGTTCAGGGTCCTGAAGCCGTGGTGGGATGTGTTCACAGAGTACCTGTCTGTCATCATGCTGATGATTGGTGTGTTTGGATGCACTCTGCAG GTAATGCAAGACAAAATCATATGCCTTCCTCACAAAATATCATCCGGCTCAGAGAACATTTGTGAAGTGAACAGGAGCTTCTTCCTGCAATTGCAGCCCAATTTCTCAAATGGGCCGAGAGAAATGAGAGGAGTGAAAAATGATCTGGATCTTCAGCAGTACAGTTTTATCAATCAGATGTGTTATGAGAAGGCTCTACATTGGTATGCCAAGTACTTTCCCTATTTGGTTCTCATGCACACACTGGTTTTCATGGTGTGTAGCAATTTCTGGTTTAAATTCCCCGGCTCAAGTTCAAAAATAGAGCATTTCATCTCAATGCTCAGCAAGTGCTTTGACTCCCCATGGACCACACGGGCATTGTCTGAGGTATCTGGAGAGAATCCAGAGGAAAAAGACCAGAAAAAGAGCGGAACATCTAGGTCCACTACTCCATTGTCTCCTGAAGAAAGCAGTCTGGAGAAGACGCAGTCCCTCAAGTCTATTCCGGAAAAGATTGTGGTGGACAAGCCGTCAGCAAGTGTCCTTGATAAAAAAGAAGGTGAGCAAGCCAAGGctctttttgaaaaagtaaagaagTTTCGACTACATGTGGAAGAGGGAGATATTCTTTACCTAATGTATGTTCGTCAGACTGTATTTAAGGTCGTGAAATTCCTTGTGATCATTGCTTACAACAGCTTTCTAGTGAATAAAGTGCATAACAAAGTTTGTTGTGAAGTCAAGGAAATTCAAGACGTTACAGGATATACAGTGTTTGAATGTAATCACACCATGGCTCATCTGTTTTCCAAGCTGTCTTACTGTTACCTGTTTTTGGTGGCTATCTATGGATTAACAAGCCTCTACACTTCCTATTGGCTGTTTTACCGCTCACTTAAAGAGTATTCCTTTGAGTATGTGCGTCATGAAACCGGCATCAGTGACATCCCAGATGTTAAAAACGACTTTGCTTTCATGTTGCACATGATTGATCAGTATGACCCTCTCTATTCCAAGAGGTTTGCTGTTTTCCTCTCAGAAGTCAGTGAGAACAAACTGAAACAGCTCAATCTGAACCACGAGTGGACCCCAGATAAATTGCGTCAGAGACTCCagacaaaccaaaacaacagacTTGAACTTCAGCTTTTCATGCTCCCTGGTTTACCCGATACTGTCTTTGAGTTGACGGAGCTGCAGTCGCTCAAGCTTGAGATCATCAACAATGTCACCATCCCTGCATCAGTATCTCAGCTGGAAGACCTCCAGGAGCTGTCTCTCTACCAGAGCTCTTTGAAGCTGCACACAAGTGCTACATCCTTCCTAAAGGAGAACCTGAAAGTGCTTCGTGTCAAGTTTGATGACAATAAGGAACTTCCGAATTGGATGTACGTTCTGCGTAACCTAGAGGAGCTCTACCTGTCCGGATCACTAGGTCCTGATGCTTCAAAGAATATCGTTCTTGAGTCTCTTCGTGAGCTTAAGTGTCTGAAAACTCTCTACCTTAAGAGCAATTTGACAAAAATTCCACAATCAATCGTGGACGTGTCAAGTCATTTGCAGAGGCTGTACTTGCACAATGATGGAACAAAGCTTGTAATGCTCAACAATCTGAAAAAGATGACGAGCCTGATTGAGTTGGAGCTTGTGCGTTGTGATCTTGAACGCATTCCACATGCAATCTTCAGCCTGACAAGCCTACAGGAAGTTgacctgaaagaaaacaacctTCGCTCCATTGAGGAGATTGTCAGCTTCCAGCATCTCCGAAAGCTCATTTGTCTCAAGCTGTGGCACAATGGCATCATGTACATCCCAGAGCATATCAAAAAGCTCAGCAGCCTGGAGCGTCTTTACTTCAGCCACAACAAGATTGAAATCTTACCCTCACATCTATTCTTGTGCAACAAGCTGCGCTACCTTGATGTATCCCACAATGACATCCGATTCATCCCTCCCGAAATCGGAGTACTTCAGAGTCTGCAGTACTTCTCCGTCACATGTAACAAACTAGAAAACCTTCCAGATGAACTGTTCTTTTGCAAAAAGCTCAAAACATTAAAGCTGGGCAAGAACTCACTGTCCATCCTCTCACCAAAGATTTCTTACCTCACTCTGCTGACCCACTTGGAGCTCAAAGGCAACCACTTTGAGTTCCTGCCACAGGAGCTGGGTGGCTGTTGTGCTTTGAAGCGTAGTGGCCTTATAGTGGAAGAGACACTGtttgaaactctgccttcagatGTAAGGGACCAAATGAAGGCTGAGTGA